One genomic segment of Thermovibrio guaymasensis includes these proteins:
- a CDS encoding HIT family protein has product MEILWAPWRLNYVKEATEGRKGKGCFICEALKSPPEKDPENLLLYRGEKALVILNRFPYNTGHLMVCPVRHTGDFLSLLPEELQEIDLLLKKSISVLKRAYNPDGFNVGLNLGKVSGGSINTHIHYHVVPRWLGDTNFMPIVGGVKVIPQSLDETYRLLKELWE; this is encoded by the coding sequence GTGGAAATACTTTGGGCTCCCTGGAGGTTGAACTACGTTAAAGAGGCCACCGAAGGAAGGAAAGGAAAGGGCTGTTTTATATGTGAGGCCCTAAAATCTCCCCCTGAGAAGGACCCTGAAAACCTCCTCCTTTACAGAGGAGAGAAAGCTCTTGTAATACTCAACCGCTTTCCTTACAATACCGGTCATTTGATGGTCTGTCCAGTTAGACACACTGGAGATTTTCTCTCCCTTCTTCCTGAGGAACTTCAGGAGATAGACCTTCTATTAAAGAAGTCCATCTCTGTTCTTAAAAGAGCCTATAACCCAGATGGATTCAACGTAGGTCTCAATTTGGGAAAGGTATCTGGAGGAAGTATCAATACACACATACATTACCACGTAGTTCCAAGGTGGCTGGGAGATACCAACTTCATGCCCATTGTAGGAGGAGTGAAAGTGATCCCTCAATCCCTTGATGAAACTTATAGGCTCCTTAAAGAGCTCTGGGAGTAG
- a CDS encoding tyrosine-type recombinase/integrase, with translation MDLERAIELFLNFKERELSPRTIKEYRSDLNQFLRVVGNKPVKDVKTADVMLFRTSMNCSPSLINRRISALNSFFNFLVDMEVIEKNPVKPSLRIKKVKQRVPEALTKEEVEKVLEVARRRGKRDYLMVKTILYCGLRISELLSITPSDIVQHKGRYVLRVIGKGNKERFIPLNSSLARELINYAENFEPRDRLFPLSYQGAKYIFNKIKEESSVNLHPHKLRHTFATFLVEKGVDIRVIQAFLGHASPNTSARYAKVRDEVMFKVIEEVFE, from the coding sequence TTGGACTTAGAAAGGGCAATTGAACTCTTCCTGAACTTTAAAGAGAGGGAGCTCTCTCCCAGAACCATAAAAGAGTATAGGAGTGACCTTAACCAATTTTTAAGGGTCGTCGGGAATAAGCCGGTTAAAGATGTAAAGACAGCTGACGTTATGCTGTTTAGAACTTCAATGAACTGCAGTCCTTCGCTAATCAACAGGAGGATTTCAGCCCTCAACTCTTTCTTTAATTTCCTGGTTGATATGGAAGTAATAGAGAAAAATCCAGTCAAGCCTTCTTTAAGAATAAAAAAGGTAAAACAGAGGGTTCCAGAAGCTTTAACGAAGGAAGAGGTTGAAAAAGTACTGGAAGTTGCAAGAAGGAGGGGAAAGAGAGACTACTTAATGGTGAAAACAATCCTCTACTGCGGTTTAAGGATTTCAGAACTCCTCTCCATTACCCCTTCAGATATAGTCCAGCACAAGGGAAGGTACGTTTTAAGGGTAATCGGCAAAGGAAACAAAGAAAGGTTTATCCCTCTGAACAGCTCTCTAGCTAGAGAACTAATAAACTACGCTGAAAACTTTGAACCTAGGGATAGACTCTTCCCGCTTTCTTATCAGGGGGCAAAGTACATCTTCAATAAGATAAAAGAGGAGAGCTCCGTCAACCTTCACCCTCATAAACTAAGGCATACCTTCGCCACCTTCCTCGTTGAAAAGGGCGTGGATATAAGAGTAATCCAAGCCTTCTTAGGCCACGCCTCACCCAACACGTCTGCAAGGTATGCAAAGGTTAGGGATGAAGTTATGTTTAAAGTAATTGAGGAAGTTTTTGAGTAA
- a CDS encoding CheB methylesterase domain-containing protein, translated as MTRILLISSSAIDRVSLKRILNRLGSLEVVKEVPEKLVELNKRDIDIIVVSSAKEDENVYALMENLLEYTNIPILFIGTIPSKEVQKLGDFFNLNYFFYIERDIKKTIKDYEKDILQAIDKLLKWNKSKPFLEKRPYFKNLSINNIKIYKNFQEKVQPNSNLKFVLIGASTGGPRLIEAIARSLPENYPYPICVVQHMPTNFTSKFASRLDSISKIKVVEARDGEELTPGKMIIGKGGKHLHFTKRDDKIYAKLVPNTRGKFFCPSVDEMFFSAKEVIGGKNIMAVLLTGIGDDGAEGMVALKKDGAYTIAESEETAAVYGMPKEAYVRGGTVKVLSFPKILEEIIKFGYDTTS; from the coding sequence TTGACTAGAATCCTACTTATAAGCAGTTCTGCAATTGATAGAGTTTCTTTGAAAAGAATACTAAACAGGTTGGGAAGTTTAGAGGTAGTTAAAGAAGTTCCGGAAAAGTTAGTTGAGCTAAATAAAAGAGATATTGATATTATTGTAGTTTCCTCTGCAAAGGAAGATGAAAACGTTTACGCATTAATGGAGAATCTCCTTGAATATACTAATATCCCAATCCTCTTTATAGGAACAATTCCTTCAAAGGAAGTGCAAAAGCTAGGAGATTTCTTCAATTTGAATTACTTCTTTTACATAGAAAGAGATATCAAAAAAACCATTAAGGATTATGAAAAAGACATTCTTCAGGCTATAGATAAACTACTGAAGTGGAACAAGAGTAAACCCTTCCTAGAAAAAAGACCATATTTTAAAAACTTATCAATAAATAACATTAAGATCTATAAAAATTTTCAAGAAAAAGTACAGCCAAATAGTAATTTAAAATTTGTTCTAATAGGAGCTTCAACTGGAGGTCCTAGGCTCATAGAAGCTATAGCAAGGAGCCTTCCTGAGAACTATCCTTACCCAATATGTGTAGTTCAACACATGCCAACTAACTTCACTTCTAAGTTCGCAAGTAGACTAGACAGTATCTCTAAGATAAAAGTCGTTGAGGCGCGAGACGGTGAAGAACTTACACCTGGAAAAATGATAATCGGGAAGGGAGGAAAACATCTTCATTTTACGAAAAGGGATGATAAGATTTATGCAAAACTGGTACCGAACACTAGAGGAAAGTTTTTCTGTCCTTCAGTAGACGAAATGTTTTTCTCTGCAAAAGAAGTAATAGGTGGAAAGAATATAATGGCCGTGCTTCTTACCGGTATAGGAGACGATGGAGCTGAGGGAATGGTCGCCTTGAAAAAAGATGGTGCTTACACAATAGCAGAAAGTGAAGAGACAGCAGCAGTCTATGGAATGCCCAAAGAGGCTTACGTTCGTGGAGGAACCGTAAAAGTCCTTTCTTTTCCAAAAATTTTAGAGGAAATTATAAAATTTGGATATGATACTACTTCTTAG
- a CDS encoding CheR family methyltransferase, with amino-acid sequence MELTNYELGIIRRVVKEKTGIDIPEKKLRNIYKRKFEKLLKEEEISFFDFISSLDKDVRLLDKFISLVTVNETYFFREYYQIRSLVDFIIPELEKEKTQIRILSAPCASGEEVYSIAIEIFEKLPEIKEKIFIIGLDIDWKMIGNAKKGVYNLRSIQKVEQDLLDKYFDKVDGGCYKVKSFLKTAVSFHRANVLNIEDLRKFKYVDIVFSRNLLIYFDEVAREKTIKNFYEIMSPRGYLFLGHAEKIPRNSSHLFEKRKVGESYVYIAKK; translated from the coding sequence TTGGAATTAACTAACTACGAGCTTGGCATAATAAGAAGAGTTGTTAAGGAAAAAACTGGAATTGATATTCCTGAGAAAAAATTGAGGAATATATATAAAAGGAAATTTGAGAAGCTACTGAAGGAGGAAGAAATATCCTTTTTTGACTTCATTTCTTCCCTAGATAAAGATGTTCGACTTCTTGATAAGTTTATAAGTTTAGTAACCGTTAACGAAACTTATTTTTTCAGAGAGTATTACCAGATAAGATCTTTAGTGGATTTTATAATTCCGGAATTAGAAAAGGAAAAGACACAAATCCGAATTTTAAGTGCTCCATGTGCTTCTGGTGAAGAAGTTTACAGTATAGCGATAGAGATATTTGAAAAGTTACCAGAAATTAAAGAAAAAATTTTTATAATAGGTTTAGACATAGACTGGAAAATGATAGGGAATGCCAAGAAAGGTGTTTATAATTTGCGTAGTATACAGAAAGTGGAGCAGGATCTTCTTGATAAATACTTTGATAAAGTTGATGGAGGATGTTATAAAGTTAAAAGTTTTTTAAAAACTGCAGTTTCTTTCCATAGAGCAAATGTTTTGAATATTGAAGACCTGAGAAAATTTAAATATGTTGACATAGTGTTTTCAAGAAATTTACTGATTTACTTTGATGAAGTTGCGAGAGAGAAAACTATTAAAAACTTTTACGAAATAATGTCTCCAAGGGGTTATCTATTCTTAGGACATGCTGAGAAAATTCCTAGAAATTCTTCACACTTATTTGAAAAAAGGAAAGTGGGAGAAAGTTATGTTTACATAGCTAAGAAGTAG
- a CDS encoding chemotaxis protein CheW, which yields MDGKVNLLVFRVGEIYFSINTELIKEIVEVNEENIFPALSFPDTALGFLKHKNKAFVLVCLAKFLDIHSCTDVNGKDAVIVNISGRSWAVLADEIEGIFEVERSEYTTGEVNICQVEGKVVEELTAEFFLKEVNVPGIFEEEDQEEENFDLRSLEEKERILILETNGNLVGIQAEKVLKIEYSDNVQSKTFIDKDQLFEKAYVVGNKIVKATALSKFVGTGISTVRENPILIILKKDDKIIGFEVDEIIDFLELDQTSHFEDRKSDSKFKYFVNYKGKVVPVLSDLFIDNFLQKEGLKDEVSQEEFFREDPENEISFLVISIGEKEFLVEIESIVKIYKLDDVNLSPYPTRVEAIEGIVTTKNTSYFLVTLEKVLGTKIEDSEENRILIFRTIEGNEIALKISEVTNILSVPKRFYYKVTESKNYLVKGVVTGEENKLYEVLNPEAVFAKKEKEELPK from the coding sequence ATGGATGGAAAAGTAAATCTTTTAGTATTTAGAGTAGGAGAAATCTATTTTTCTATTAATACTGAATTAATAAAGGAAATAGTTGAAGTAAATGAAGAGAATATTTTCCCAGCACTTTCTTTTCCTGATACTGCCCTTGGATTTCTCAAACACAAGAATAAGGCTTTTGTTCTCGTTTGCTTGGCAAAATTTTTAGACATTCACTCTTGTACTGATGTTAACGGCAAGGATGCTGTTATAGTAAACATATCTGGAAGAAGTTGGGCAGTTTTAGCAGATGAAATTGAAGGAATTTTTGAAGTTGAGAGGAGTGAATACACAACTGGAGAAGTTAATATATGTCAAGTGGAAGGCAAGGTAGTAGAAGAGTTAACTGCTGAATTCTTCTTAAAAGAAGTGAACGTTCCGGGAATTTTTGAAGAAGAGGATCAGGAGGAAGAAAATTTTGATTTGAGGAGCTTGGAAGAAAAAGAAAGGATTTTAATTTTAGAGACCAATGGTAATTTGGTAGGTATCCAGGCAGAAAAGGTACTGAAAATAGAGTATTCAGATAATGTTCAGTCAAAAACTTTTATTGACAAAGATCAATTATTTGAAAAGGCCTACGTTGTTGGAAATAAAATAGTGAAGGCAACAGCTTTATCAAAGTTTGTGGGTACCGGAATAAGTACTGTAAGAGAGAATCCTATATTAATTATTTTAAAAAAGGATGACAAGATAATCGGTTTTGAAGTGGATGAAATAATAGATTTTTTAGAACTAGATCAGACTTCCCATTTTGAGGACAGAAAATCTGATTCAAAATTTAAGTATTTTGTAAACTATAAAGGTAAAGTCGTTCCGGTTTTGTCAGACCTATTTATTGATAATTTCTTACAGAAAGAAGGATTAAAAGATGAAGTAAGTCAAGAGGAGTTCTTCAGGGAAGATCCGGAGAATGAGATATCTTTCTTAGTAATTTCAATTGGTGAAAAAGAGTTTCTCGTGGAAATAGAATCAATAGTTAAGATATACAAACTTGATGATGTTAACCTGAGTCCTTATCCAACGAGAGTAGAGGCAATAGAAGGCATAGTTACAACGAAGAATACAAGTTATTTTCTAGTAACTTTAGAGAAAGTATTGGGTACCAAAATAGAAGATAGTGAAGAGAACAGAATTCTCATTTTTAGAACAATAGAGGGAAACGAGATAGCTCTCAAGATTTCTGAAGTTACAAATATACTTTCTGTTCCCAAACGCTTCTATTACAAGGTAACAGAAAGTAAGAACTATTTAGTGAAAGGTGTTGTTACAGGAGAAGAAAATAAACTCTATGAAGTTCTAAATCCTGAGGCGGTGTTTGCTAAGAAAGAAAAGGAGGAGTTACCCAAGTAA
- a CDS encoding methyl-accepting chemotaxis protein: MAEFVDFKGTDLEEFSSILHSKAQEGLAAIEELKGTMEQIAASAEESAGAAEESLSSVTQIKRSSQYLESETNKVFNTISDLKEVLDIAQENINDTRMGMERTLKSASAIILKEEKLFESGKKISEAVELITKLSKRISILALNAAIEATRAKDTGKSFTIMASEIREMAAKSNIYASNVKDTVKNIQDRLHKLHNEVEKVDSRISAASKDSEKVIDLINEIVEWMSQVSANIKEVLSSVEKVAFEIEKLHQGAEVIAEAAEKSAVAVNSVTETVGRNLETFAKVEEVAEEIKSLIQSGDKEKLKIAIDTISNLTVELRASMEKLVAAFDQIEQAALISKEDAANNATVSKNSLSHMSNAKNLIIKVKENMEKMSGNFETIIEKIYKLIQDSKSNVELLESRKGDIVEIKAILNLFISMIRKIELSIVQIAALSINGAVEAARYGNTGAGFSEVSKDIKKLAAQSEEHLDRVFRTINEIAKETDSILLEVNNVLIYQNREVEKLQKLEFELRRNYKAVESALEKIKEFQKHVEESYTALEQAKIASDQINEAAQISLSNISQSKEAAEMILGISKDLENMKKRLSELCEV, from the coding sequence ATGGCCGAATTTGTAGATTTCAAAGGAACAGATCTGGAGGAGTTTTCTTCGATACTCCACTCCAAAGCCCAAGAGGGACTCGCAGCCATAGAGGAATTAAAGGGCACAATGGAACAAATTGCTGCATCAGCGGAAGAAAGTGCCGGAGCAGCAGAAGAGAGCCTTAGTTCTGTAACCCAGATAAAGAGGAGCTCCCAATACTTAGAAAGTGAGACAAATAAAGTCTTTAACACCATAAGTGATTTGAAAGAGGTACTTGACATTGCTCAAGAGAACATAAATGACACCCGAATGGGAATGGAAAGAACTTTAAAGTCTGCAAGCGCAATAATATTGAAAGAAGAAAAGCTCTTTGAATCGGGAAAGAAAATAAGTGAAGCTGTAGAGCTTATAACAAAGCTTTCTAAGAGGATATCAATTCTTGCTCTCAATGCAGCAATAGAGGCAACAAGAGCAAAGGATACAGGAAAGAGTTTTACGATAATGGCATCGGAGATTAGAGAAATGGCTGCAAAATCTAACATTTACGCTTCAAACGTCAAAGACACGGTTAAGAATATACAGGATAGATTGCATAAACTACACAACGAGGTAGAAAAGGTTGACAGTAGAATATCTGCTGCATCTAAAGATTCAGAAAAGGTTATAGATTTGATAAACGAGATAGTGGAGTGGATGTCTCAGGTCTCTGCAAATATAAAAGAAGTCCTTTCTTCTGTAGAGAAAGTAGCTTTTGAAATAGAAAAACTTCATCAAGGAGCTGAGGTAATTGCAGAAGCCGCTGAAAAAAGCGCAGTTGCAGTAAATTCAGTTACGGAAACTGTTGGTAGGAACCTTGAAACATTTGCTAAGGTGGAAGAAGTTGCAGAAGAAATCAAAAGTTTAATTCAATCAGGAGATAAAGAAAAACTGAAAATTGCCATAGATACTATAAGCAATTTAACAGTTGAATTAAGGGCCTCTATGGAGAAGTTGGTTGCAGCCTTCGACCAAATAGAACAAGCAGCTCTAATATCAAAAGAAGATGCAGCAAACAACGCTACTGTTTCTAAGAATTCCTTAAGCCACATGAGTAACGCAAAAAACCTTATCATCAAAGTCAAGGAAAACATGGAGAAAATGTCCGGAAACTTTGAAACGATAATTGAGAAGATTTACAAGCTCATACAGGATTCAAAGAGTAATGTGGAGCTCTTAGAGAGCAGAAAAGGTGATATAGTTGAGATAAAGGCTATTCTTAACTTATTCATCAGTATGATAAGAAAGATAGAACTTTCCATAGTTCAAATAGCGGCACTTTCAATAAACGGAGCTGTAGAAGCAGCGAGATATGGAAACACTGGGGCCGGTTTTAGTGAGGTCAGTAAGGATATTAAGAAACTGGCAGCACAGTCTGAAGAACACTTAGATAGAGTTTTTAGAACCATTAACGAAATTGCTAAAGAAACTGACTCCATACTTCTGGAAGTAAACAATGTCCTGATATATCAAAATAGAGAAGTAGAAAAACTTCAAAAACTTGAGTTTGAACTGCGAAGAAACTATAAAGCTGTTGAATCTGCTTTAGAGAAGATTAAGGAATTTCAGAAGCATGTAGAAGAGAGTTATACTGCCCTAGAACAAGCAAAAATAGCCTCTGACCAGATAAACGAGGCAGCTCAGATATCTCTATCAAATATTTCTCAGTCTAAAGAGGCTGCAGAGATGATTCTTGGTATTTCAAAAGATTTAGAGAATATGAAGAAGAGGCTTTCTGAGTTATGTGAGGTTTAA
- a CDS encoding EAL domain-containing protein — protein sequence MESKSEEWIKQFYGKVCSLFLSQRKEESFLTISNELENFCSLPELVRAYKTEKNKFKEVAKNMGERFYSSGLSTTLVIKVLEEVLLYLEWGEIPPKTAVRFTRNFLEEICQFFINDMLKYIFEKVSREIDLVNNLVPYDTDVKSCDLAYKYKFCGFFFKNSKDCVMSKAFKEVDFSLICFHNKKLCQELKRIHFLLHFYGRVFTSLLKNKHFISAYFVLMEIFFLLDRFIDKYKELQERGNKIDLEEMVEFILSTKEDLYLLLIDPSKVSVINRVFGYPAGDKIFQIIKTSIVEFLKGKGYKFVVIKCVFGCISVLSQEKIEDLDKFFNIVKTKLKELNYNVDLAWILFEISKVKPFEKKELINFIRYKMREVKREKEKFLTVKINNSIIEEAKEFEELYDSIRELDFSKITFAIQPVFDLKRIKPIHWEVLVRFKKKNGEILPAYKVIDIVYELNLASKLDMLVLQQVLLKAKLLKGKSLFINISPKTLKDENLEIVSRIFNKVKSSDVYVGLEITEQEIIDRNSIDLLKKLINMSSIPILVDDFGTGYSSFSSFLELLESIPISGLKIDGSYVKKVENSETAVFLVSSLRNMAKSLNLFTVAEFIENRTILSIISSLGVDYGQGYYLGKPIIVDEKTLS from the coding sequence GTGGAGAGTAAAAGTGAGGAGTGGATTAAACAATTTTATGGAAAGGTATGTTCGCTGTTCCTTAGCCAAAGGAAAGAAGAAAGTTTTTTAACAATTTCTAACGAACTAGAAAACTTCTGTTCTTTGCCGGAGCTCGTTAGGGCTTATAAAACCGAGAAAAATAAGTTTAAAGAAGTTGCCAAAAATATGGGAGAAAGATTTTACAGTAGTGGATTAAGTACTACCTTAGTTATTAAGGTATTAGAGGAAGTTCTTTTATACTTGGAATGGGGAGAAATACCTCCTAAAACTGCTGTTAGATTTACAAGAAATTTTCTGGAAGAGATCTGTCAGTTTTTTATAAATGATATGTTAAAGTATATTTTTGAAAAGGTATCAAGGGAAATTGACCTCGTTAATAATTTGGTACCTTATGATACAGATGTAAAATCTTGCGATCTTGCTTATAAGTATAAATTTTGTGGTTTTTTCTTTAAAAACTCTAAAGATTGCGTTATGTCTAAAGCGTTTAAAGAGGTTGATTTTTCTTTAATTTGCTTTCATAATAAAAAATTATGTCAAGAATTAAAAAGGATTCATTTTCTACTTCATTTTTATGGGAGAGTTTTTACCAGTTTACTAAAGAATAAGCACTTTATTTCAGCATACTTTGTCTTAATGGAGATATTCTTTTTACTCGACAGATTTATAGATAAATATAAAGAACTTCAAGAAAGGGGTAACAAAATTGATCTAGAAGAGATGGTGGAGTTTATTCTATCGACCAAAGAAGACCTATATTTATTATTGATAGACCCAAGTAAAGTATCCGTAATAAATCGTGTCTTTGGATATCCGGCAGGAGACAAAATATTTCAGATTATAAAAACTAGTATAGTGGAGTTTTTAAAAGGAAAGGGATATAAATTTGTCGTTATAAAATGTGTATTTGGATGTATTTCCGTTCTATCGCAAGAAAAAATTGAAGATTTGGATAAGTTTTTTAACATCGTAAAAACCAAGTTAAAAGAACTTAATTATAACGTGGATTTAGCTTGGATACTCTTTGAAATATCTAAAGTAAAACCCTTTGAAAAAAAGGAACTTATAAACTTCATCAGGTATAAAATGAGAGAGGTTAAGAGAGAAAAAGAAAAATTTTTAACAGTAAAAATTAATAATTCTATAATTGAAGAGGCTAAAGAGTTTGAAGAACTTTACGATTCCATAAGGGAGCTAGATTTTTCCAAAATTACCTTTGCCATCCAGCCAGTGTTTGATTTAAAGAGGATAAAACCTATACATTGGGAGGTTCTTGTCCGATTTAAGAAGAAGAATGGAGAAATTTTACCTGCTTATAAGGTCATAGATATCGTTTACGAACTGAATCTTGCCTCAAAACTTGATATGCTTGTCTTGCAACAGGTGTTATTAAAGGCAAAACTCCTAAAAGGAAAAAGTTTATTCATAAACATAAGTCCCAAAACTTTAAAAGATGAAAACTTAGAAATCGTTAGTAGGATTTTTAATAAAGTTAAAAGCTCTGATGTTTATGTAGGATTGGAGATAACAGAACAAGAGATTATTGATAGAAATTCAATCGATCTTCTGAAAAAACTTATAAACATGTCATCAATTCCGATCCTAGTAGATGACTTTGGTACAGGTTATTCTTCATTTTCTTCCTTCCTAGAACTGCTAGAGAGCATACCAATATCTGGACTAAAAATAGATGGAAGTTACGTTAAGAAAGTTGAAAACTCGGAAACTGCTGTATTTTTAGTTAGTTCTCTGCGTAATATGGCTAAGTCATTAAACCTTTTCACAGTAGCTGAGTTTATAGAGAACAGAACTATACTGAGCATAATCTCTTCTCTGGGTGTTGATTATGGACAAGGGTACTATCTTGGCAAGCCTATTATTGTTGATGAAAAGACTCTATCCTAA